One part of the Lycium ferocissimum isolate CSIRO_LF1 chromosome 8, AGI_CSIRO_Lferr_CH_V1, whole genome shotgun sequence genome encodes these proteins:
- the LOC132066521 gene encoding uncharacterized protein LOC132066521: MDISQIQARASNLEEQRQMQESQNRASEASQIDPKHRDPDVEVLRPPIQLEFQVDDWVFLKISLMKGVMRFGKKGKLSLRYIGPYRMIKGIGQVAYELELVTELESVHPVFHVSKLRKCIRDPSRVVPIDDVQSTEDLSCDEVPVTILDRQVCKQRTKEVASLKVLWWIKNVEQKIGEAEEEMKSKCPHLFSAEGSTCV; this comes from the exons ATGGACATTTCTCAGATTCAGGCACGTGCTTCGAATTTGGAAGAGCAACGACAAATGCAAGAGA GTCAAAATAGAGCATCAGAAGCCAGCCAGATTGATCCAAAACATCGAGATCCTGATGTGGAAGTG TTAAGACCACCTATTCAGCTGGAGTTCCAAGtggatgattgggtattcttgaagattTCGCTTATGAAGGGCGTAATGAGATTCGgaaaaaagggcaagcttagcctaAGGTATATCGGGCCATATCGAATGATCAAGGGAAtaggtcaagtagcttatgaattggaatTGGTAACAGAATTAGAATCAGTTCATCCAGTCTTCCACGTCTCTAAATTGAGAAAGTGTATTAGAGATCCTTCCCGGGTTGTACCGATTGATGATGTACAGAGTACAGAAGATTTGTCTTGCGATGAAGTTCCAGTCACTATATTAGATCGGCAAGTATGCAAGCAGAGGACTAAAGAAGTTGCCTCCTTGAAAGTTTTATGGTGGATCAAGAATGTAGAACAAAAAATAGGGGAGGCAGAAGAGGAGATGAAGTCTAAGTGTCCTCATTTGTTCTCAGCCGAAGGTTCTACGTGTGTATGA